In the Cytophagia bacterium CHB2 genome, GGATTCGCCCACGGGCCAAATCGCGGACCGCGAAATCGTTGCGCCGTACGATGATCTCGATGCGGTACGGGATTTCGTGCGTGATGTCAGCGTGGTGACGTTTGAATTCGAGAATATTTCCGCCGCCGCTGCCGCGGTTGCTGCGGCGTATGTGCCGGTGCATCCCAGCGCGGAAGTGCTGCACATTACACAAAATCGCTTGCGCGAAAAAATATTTCTGGCCAACGCCGGTTTTCCGGTGGCGCCGTTTCAGCCGGTCAAGTCTTTGTCAGATTTGCAGACGGCTTTGCACAAAATTGGTTTTCCCGCGGTGCTTAAAACCGCCAGCTTTGGTTATGACGGCAAGGGCCAATCCAAAATCAATTCGATGGAAGACGCGAGCGAGTCGTTTGATTTTTTGGAAGAAAAGGAGGGTGTGCTGGAAGCGTTTGCGGATTTCAGCAAGGAAGTTTCAGTGGTGGCGGCGCGCGGCCTTGACGGCACATTTGTGCACTATGGCGTCATGGAGAATTCGCATCGCCATCATATTCTCGATATCACGCTCGCGCCCGGCCGGGTGTCACCCAGAGTGGCGAAAGACGCGGTTGAGATCGCGCACGGCATTTTGGAGAAGCTCAAAGTGGTGGGAGTTTTGTGTGTGGAATTTTTTGTGACGAAGGACGACAAGCTTTTGGTAAACGAGCTCGCCCCGCGCCCGCATAACTCTGGCCATTTGACGATTGAAGCGTGCGTCACCAGTCAATTTGAGCAGCAATTGCGCGCGGTGTGCGGCTTGCCGCTGGGTTCTACGCAGCAGTTACGCCCGGCAGCCATGGCGAATTTGCTCGGCGAATTGTGGGAAAATGGCGAGCCGAACTGGCCGGCGGTTGCGGCGTTTCCTGAAGTAAAGCTTCATCTCTATGGCAAGTTGGGTGCGCGCATCGGCCGCAAGATGGGCCACCTCACCGCGCTGGCAGACTCGGTTGAAGCAGCGCATGCGCGCGTAGTCGCGGCGCGCGAGGCATTGATCAAGTGAGCCGCCTGGTTGTGAGCCTTTGAGTTGACCTATAGTATTTTTAGTGATGAAGAGTAACCGAAAAAAGGCTGGCAACCAATGAAAATTTCGTTATGCATGCGATCATCACGACCTCGAATTTGACGAAACGCTTTGGCGAACTCCTGGCCCTTGATCAGGTAAGCATTGCTGTTGCGCCGGGAACGGTGTTCGGTTTTCTCGGTCCCAACGGCGCGGGCAAAACCACGGCCGTGCGCCTGTTGAACGGCTTATTGCAACCCAGCGCCGGCGAGGCGTTTGTGCTCGGCCATAATATCGCGACAGAAAGCGACCAGATTCGCGCGCGTTGCGGCGTGCAAACCGATACCAATCTTTATGATAAACTTTCGGCGCACGATAACTTGGAAGTCTGGGGCATGCTTTACGGCTTGGCAGGAAGCCGGCTTGCCGCGCGCATTGCAACCTTGCTTGAGATGTTCGAGCTGACGGACAGGCGTGACACGCTGGTGGGCGGTTTCAGCAAGGGCATGAAACAGAAGCTGGCCATCGCGCGCGCGTTGATACATGATCCTGAAATTTTGTTTCTCGATGAGCCGACCGCCGGCCTCGATCCCGAAGCGTCGGAAGATCTTTTGCTTTATTTGCGCAAATTCATTGCTGACAAAAAGCGCACGGTATTCCTGTGCTCGCATCGCCTCGAAGAAGTCGAGTTTCTGTGCGAAGCTATCGCGATCATCCATCGCGGCCGCATGCTGGCGAGCGGAACGATCTCAGCTTTGCGCGCGCAGCTTTGGCCGGAGTTGTCGTTTCGCATCCGCTTGCTTCACCTGCACACGGAGATTCTTGCTGCACTCAACCGGCAAGGCTACGCGGCGCACGTTGATGAACAAGATCACAGCCTCAACGTCGCGCTCAAAAACGAAACGGAGATTGCCAACATTGTCAAGCTATTGGTGCAAGCCGGCGCAGAGATTTTGGCCGTCCAGGAAGAGCGGCCGTCATTGAAGGATATTTATTTTGCCCTCATGCCGCGGGAGAATCATGGACATTCGCCGGATTAAAATCATCTTTATGAAAGATTGGAAGGAACTGCGCCAGAGCAAGCAGGCCATGCTGCCCATGTTGATTTTGCCGGTAATCTTCGTGGTGGTGCTGCCGGTGATTCTTGTGTTCGCCGCCACGCAGGCAGCGGCTGACCCGCGCACCGCCGAGATGCTGAAAAATATGTCAAAAATCGGACTGCCGCCGGATTTGAACGAACAACAGGCGGTCATCTACATGATGCTCATCTTCATTCTCGCGCCGTTTTTTTTACTGATTCCGGTGATGAATGCCAGCATCATCGCGGCCAGCAGCTTCGCCGGAGAGAAGGAACGCAAAACCATCGAAGGCTTGCTCTACACGCCGGTCACGGACAAAGAACTGGTGTTGGGCAAGGTTGCGGTTTGTGTTGTTCCCGCCGTCCTGATCGCATGGCTATCTTTTGTGGTTTACGGAGTCCTGGTCAATGCGTTCGCTTACCCGTTTTTCGGCCGCTTGATCTTTCCCACGGCGAACTGGGTGACGTTGATTTTCTGGCTCACACCCGGCCTGAGCTTTCTTTCATTGGCGATGGTGGTTGCCGTTTCCCAGCGGGCGGCCGGCGTGTGGG is a window encoding:
- a CDS encoding ABC transporter ATP-binding protein; protein product: MHAIITTSNLTKRFGELLALDQVSIAVAPGTVFGFLGPNGAGKTTAVRLLNGLLQPSAGEAFVLGHNIATESDQIRARCGVQTDTNLYDKLSAHDNLEVWGMLYGLAGSRLAARIATLLEMFELTDRRDTLVGGFSKGMKQKLAIARALIHDPEILFLDEPTAGLDPEASEDLLLYLRKFIADKKRTVFLCSHRLEEVEFLCEAIAIIHRGRMLASGTISALRAQLWPELSFRIRLLHLHTEILAALNRQGYAAHVDEQDHSLNVALKNETEIANIVKLLVQAGAEILAVQEERPSLKDIYFALMPRENHGHSPD
- a CDS encoding 5-(carboxyamino)imidazole ribonucleotide synthase, which gives rise to DSPTGQIADREIVAPYDDLDAVRDFVRDVSVVTFEFENISAAAAAVAAAYVPVHPSAEVLHITQNRLREKIFLANAGFPVAPFQPVKSLSDLQTALHKIGFPAVLKTASFGYDGKGQSKINSMEDASESFDFLEEKEGVLEAFADFSKEVSVVAARGLDGTFVHYGVMENSHRHHILDITLAPGRVSPRVAKDAVEIAHGILEKLKVVGVLCVEFFVTKDDKLLVNELAPRPHNSGHLTIEACVTSQFEQQLRAVCGLPLGSTQQLRPAAMANLLGELWENGEPNWPAVAAFPEVKLHLYGKLGARIGRKMGHLTALADSVEAAHARVVAAREALIK